From Bacteroidota bacterium:
ATCCGGCATGCTTCGTTCAAGTTTGTAAGTAAAAAATACAAAGAAGCTGTTGAGGAAATTAATGCCATTCAAAAGAAGGACACAACGGATATAAACATGTATCGTTTATTGGGCTATTCCCTTTACGAAACAGGCGATTATGTAAATGGCATGATGAACATGAATAAATTTTTTATCAAAGCCAATGCGGTTGGTAAAAAAATGCTGGCTTCTGATTATGAATACCTGGGGAAGAACCAGGTTAAAGCCGGAAAAGATTCACTGGGTACCATCAGCTTGCTTAAAGCCATTCAAATGGACAGCACGAAAACAGATCTGTACTCTGACATTGCAAGTGGCTGCCTGAAACAAAAAAACTACCCTTGTGCCATTATGTATTATGATAAAAAGATCGAGGCATCAAAAGACAAGATCGGTGGAGCTAATGATTACTATGGACTTGGTCGTGCATATTACTTCAGTAAAGATTATGTGAAAGGTGATTCTGCTTTTGCGCAACTTACGCGCCTGCAGCCCAATTTGCCGGTTGGGCATTTGTGGAGGGCACGTTGCGAAAGCCAGTTCGACCTTGATTCAAAAAAAGGATTAGCCGCTCCACATTATGAAAAATATATTGAGAAAGTCGGAGCCGATGTGGAAAAAAATAAAAAAGATCTTATTGAAGCCTATGAATATCTTGGTTATTACAATATGCTGAAAAAAGATTACCCGAAAGCTAAAGAAAGCTGGAATAAATTAAAAGAGATCGATCCTACGAACGTAAAAGCCAAGAAGGCACTGGCTGATCCGAATTTGAAATAAAAGAGTAGAGAAATTAGAGATGTGATCATCCCCCCACTTAATAATAAACTCAAGAAACCCTTTTCAAACTAAGATCTCTCACCGGTGCAATAACCATTGGAATTGTTTCGATCGAAACAGAGCTGGTATCAAGGCCAAAAGCCTTTTCTTCCGATAGCCCCAAGTGTTTCATTACAGAGTATATATCAAGAATGATCTTTTCGTAGAACGGCAATTCATTTTCGTATGCGAGAATTTTTTCGATAACAATAAAGCGGAAGTCGCCGATCACATTTTGTTTATTAAGTGATTCGTATCGGCTGGTAATATCAACCTCGTGGTTTTTTACCATATCCTGAACTACTTTGCGAAACATGAGGTTAATGCGTGGAGCAACACGGAAGCCCAGCTTAAAATCAATGCGGATAACGTCGTCGTGAATAATTTCATTCACCTTATATTCCATCCTGTAAGGTTCATCTACAACATCCACATGTATAAACCAATAGATGTCGGCACGCTTGGGTTGTTTTTGGAGAATGGAATAAATGATCTTCGACTCGATCTCATCCTGCATATCAGCACTGGTAAGGTATACCAGGTGGGTAGCATATTTAGGAATGGTCATGTCCTTACTTAGTTCAGCTATGGTATCCGCATAATCGGCCATTTTAACAAATTCTACATATCTGTTACGGATCTTACGCGCCTGGTACCAGATAAGCATTGTAACCATGAGTACAGAAGCGATCAGTAATGTCAGCCATCCTCCATGTTCAAACTTGTTAAGATTCGCGATCAAAAAGGATGTTTCAATGAATACATAAATAATAAAAAGCAAAATGATCAATACAGTCGGATAATGTTTAATGCGTAAAAAATATACCAGCAAAGTTGTACTCATTAGCATTGTAAGTATTATTGCCAAACCATAGGCCGCTTCCATATTTGAAGATTCTCTGAAATGCCATACTACAAATACACAGCCGGCCCACAACATCCAATTTATGGAAGGAATATATAATTGCCCTTTTAGAATAGTCGGATAGCTGATCCGCACCTTAGGCCAGAAATTAAGCCGGACAGCTTCGTTTATAAGTGTAAATGAACCGCTTATCATTGCTTGGCTGGCTACCACAGTGGCGGCAGTTGCGATGCTAATACCTGCGTACAGGAACCAATCCGGCATAATAGAATAAAACGGGTTTCCTCCTGCAAACGCAGTCAATGTTTCGCCGCTGTGATTAATGAGCCATGCTCCCTGTCCGAAGTAATTAAGCAGCAAGCACGTTTTCACAAATATCCAGCTTGTGCGTATGTTTTTTTTCCCACAATGGCCAAGATCGGAGTATAATGCTTCGGCACCTGTTGTGCAAAGAAATATTGCCCCCAATAACCAAAATCCCCCCGGGTGTTTCACCAGTAAATTATATCCATAATGCGGACTGATCGCTTTAAGTACTTCTATGCCTTCGGTTAATTGATAAACGCCAAGAATGGCAAGCATGGAGAACCAGGCTAACATTACCGGCCCAAAAAAGCGGCCTACAAACTTTGTCCCGAATTGCTGGAGCATAAACAGGGCGGTAATGATCGCAATCACGATCGGTACTGTTTGAATGTCGGGTTTAATAACACGCAATCCTTCAATAGCTGAAGCAACTGAAATGGGAGGGGTAATAATTCCATCGGCAAGCAAAGCGCTTCCGCCAATTACCGCAGTGAACATAAGCCATTTCACTTTTGTTTTGCGTACGAGGGTATACAAAGAAAAAATCCCACCCTCACCTTTGTTATCGGCTTTAAGCGTAAGTACTACATATTTTAAGGTAGTTTGAAGTGTAAGTGTCCAAAAGATGCAGGAGATACCTCCCATGATCACATCTTTGTTTATCGGGAGATCGCCAACTATTGCTTTAAGTACGTATAATGGCGATGTGCCAATATCTCCGTAGATGATCCCTAACGTTACAAGAAGTCCGGCTGCGGTTACTTTACTGTGGGTGTTATTATCGTGCGGCACAAGAGCGGAAATGAGAATACAAAACTATGAAATATACCAGTTGGAAAAATGTTTTCGAGTGAAAAATGTTTACAGTTAAATGGGGAGAAATATGTTGAAAACGCTGATTTTTTGAACCTTCATAACTTCACTTGTCGCTTTCACTCATTCTTGGTCTCTTTCTTACCCAAATAACAAGCCAAATACCTCTTCCATCTTACCCACCATAATTATTTTGATGCCATATTTTTTAAAATCGAGACCTTTTTTGTTGTATTTCGATATGAAGATTTGTTCGAATCCCAATTTTTCGGCTTCAGATATACGCTGATCTACCCTACTTACGGGACGAATTTCGCCTGACAATCCAACTTCAGCCGCGAAACAAATTTTAGCGGGAATTGGAATGTCCGCATTGGATGATAACACAGCGCAAACTACTGCCAGGTCAATGGCCGGATCTTCAACACGTATGCCTCCTGCTAAATTTAAAAATACATCTTTCGCGCCAAGGCGAAAGCCGCAGCGCTTTTCAAGTACGGCGAGCAGCATTGATAACCTTCGCAGATCAAACCCGGTGGAGGAGCGCTGCGGTGTGCCATACGCAGCAGAACTTACCAAGGCCTGTGTTTCAATAAGCATCGGCCGCATACCTTCCATAGTGGCAGCAATAGCCACGCCGCTCACTTGTTCGTCGCGGTTGGTGATGAGTATTTCGGAGGGGTTGCTTACTTCCCGCAGGCCATCGCCCTGCATTTCATAAATACCTAATTCGTTGGTTGAACCAAACCGGTTTTTAATAGTGCGCAGCAAACGGTAAACATGGTTGCGATCCCCTTCAAACTGTAAAACGGTATCAACCATGTGTTCCAATACTTTCGGGCCTGCCAGGCTGCCGTCTTTTGTAATATGTCCGATCAGGAAAACAGGAGTATTGCTTTCTTTCGCGTAACGGAGTATTTCGCCCGCGCACTCTCGTATCTGCGACACACTGCCGGGCGATGATTCAATGTGCGCCGAGTGTAATGTTTGTATCGAATCAATGATCAATACCTGCGGTTCGAGAATTTCAATTTGTTTAAAAATATTTTGCGTGGAGGTTTCTGTGAGAATGTAGCAACCTGCTTTCGCTGACACTTCGACTCCGCTCAGTGTGCCAGCTTCGGCAGGCAGGTTCGCATTATTCAGTCCGATGCGTTCTGCTCTCATCCGTATCTGCTGTTCGCTTTCTTCGCCGGATATATATAACACTTTCAACCTTTTTAAATTAAGTGCCAACTGCAGCATTAATGTTGATTTACCAATGCCGGGTTCACCGCCAAATAATATTAATGATCCTGGAACAAGTCCTCCGCCCAATGCCCTATCCAGTTCTTTATCGCCTAAAGGAATGCGATGCTCTGTGCCGATACTTATTTCACTCACCAATTGCGGCTTTTGTGAACGTTGTGTGCTTGTACTTACAATGCCGGGAGTTTTTGTTTCATCACCTCTTTGTATCACTTCTTCCACAAACGTGTTCCACTCATTACAGGAAGGACAACGCCCGACCCACTTGGGTGATTGCGCCCCGCAGTTCTGACAGAAATATGTTGTTTTGGTTTTGGCCATTTTAAATTAGTTGGGAGTTGGCCAATAAGTAAGTTTGTTCACAGCTCAAGGGTGTATTTGATTTCTTAAAAAATCCTGAATCGTTTTGCCGATCCTGTTTTTCACTTCAGTCCAAGTGATTTTTTCTTTTATTAATATGGGATCAGATTGCAGATCTGCATCATCAAAGTATAAAAGACTCTTGTATAGCAATGTCAGCTCTACATCCGGATATTTTTCTTTATAAAACCCTGTTATTGTTTTAAAATCGAACAGTTGTAATAAAAAAAATAAGTCATAAAAATCTCTTTTTGCCCCCCTTCCGGTTATTGCAGAAAGTTTCATGGCAGCAATATCCTCAATTGAAAAGAGCCGCAGATTATCCTGTAGAGCAACTGGTGCAATCAGTTTATAGGGATGATAAACAAAATCAAGTTTGACATCATTTACAAAAAGTTGAAGTATATTTTGTGATTGCGAGAAATATTTTTTGTTTTTAAAGTCGTTTAATTGAAGGGAAATGGCATCAGGATTAAATGGTTGTGTTGAAAAAAAATCAAGATCGTAGGATATTCTGTGACCTATTTGCAAGGCTAAAGACGTTCCGCCGGCTAAAGAAAATGTGGAAAAGTCTTTCCGTCCACTAAGTTCTTTCAATAATTCCAGGGCAGGCTTGTCGACTGATGAATAGTATAACATCTGAAGTCTTTTAAAGGAATATTAAAAAGTACACTTACAAAATTCAAGGTTTTCTTATCGAACTCCCTGCACTGTTTCAATTCATTTTTCACTTTTTCCTCACCATAATAATTTAAAATTGTATTAATGTCCTCAATGCTGCCACACATAAAAACACGTTCAATTATATAGCGCGCATGCTGCTTGTAATCAATATTCTTTATGTCTGTATCCCAAAAAAGGTGTTTTCTGAATTGCATTGTAGTGTAAAGTTACGAGTTATTCCCACTTTTATTCTTGTCCCGTATATGGAATGACTATTCCTTACAAAACGCCCTTTACAAATTCTAAATTAATTTGGGATTAAGAAATCATTCACCCTCCCTTTATCTTCTTCTCAATCGCACTTGTAGAATACCCTTTCACCAGCTCGATCAGTTTCACTTCTCCGCCATTTGCAAGCACTATATCGTGCCCTGCAATTTGGTTCACTTTGTAATCGGCGCCTTTAACCAATACATCTGGTTGTATCAGTTTTATTAATTCATAAGGAGTTTCTTCGTCAAACACACATACTATATCCACAAAATGTAAGGCTGCAATTATTGTTGCACGCGATGTCTGATCCTGAATTGGACGGTTGGCTCCTTTGTTTAACAGTTGCACTGAGCTGTCGCTGTTAACGCCAACGATCAATATATTTCCGCAATCAGCGGCTTTGCTTAAATAATCAATATGGCCGAGGTGTAACAGATCAAAGCAGCCATTAGTGAAAACAATTTTCCTGCTTTTCAATCTGTGATGTGCCAATGCCGGCCCTAATGATTCACGGGTTAGTATGCGGTTCTTTATTACTTCAAGCTTTTGCATTTTTTGTTTTGATTTCGGGTTTCAGGTTTCAGGTTGAGTTTGGTTAAACCGCCAACTTGAAACCTGAAACCTTTTCTTAACCAACCTTCAACTGTTTCCTCTTTTCAATATTCAACATTAGAATTGAAACAGATCCCAATACCAGGATCAACAGCATTTGCGATGAGTGAACAATTGTAGCATACATCAAACCTTTACTGATCTCTTTTCCTGTTATCGGGTCGGGATGAGGAATAATCCCGTACAAGGCCAGTCCGCCGGCAACGAGGAAATGATAAGCGCCGATACCTCCCTGTACCGGTGCCGACATCCCTATTCCGCCCAGCACTAAAATAAACAGCGCGGCCGAAAATCCGAGGTCCGTTGTTTCGGGAACAGAGAAAAAGCTAAAGTAGCCTGCAACAAAATACAGGAACCATATTAGTACGGAATGAAATAAAAATGCTTTCCACTTTTTTAATTTCAATACCGATTGCAGACCATCGCCAATCCCTTTTAAAAAAGAAACCACTTTACCGATAAGCGGTATTTTAGCGATGCGTTTTCGCATGGTGTATAATATTACAATGATCGAAAATGCCACAATAGCTGTTATAAAAATAAAAGCGGAGGAGATATGTGACACGAATGAAAGTTTATCGCGGAACAGTGTCATGAAAAAATTACCGAACAGGCTAAAGTTGATGGCAAGTGTTAAAATGATGAGGAATATTAAACTGATGAGGTCGATTACCCGCTCAGCAATGACAGTGCCGAATAATGAATCGATAGACGTTTCTTCCACTTCATACAGAGCAGTGCAGCGTGTAACTTCACCTAAACGTGGGAATGCCATGTTGGCAAAATAACCCAGACACAACGAATAAAACAAATTACTGAATTTAGGGCGTACGTGCAATGGCTCAATGAGCATTCCCCACCTGTATGCCCGGCTCATGTGCGCAACCAATGAGAACAACAGTGAAAACATCACCCATCCGTAGTGCGCTTCTTTCATGTCGTTAAACATTTGCGTCAGATCGACATTGCGGAACGCGAAATACATTAACAGCACACCAACGCCAAGGAAAACAATAAACTTAATGCTTGATTTTAAACGGGCTGACAATTTATTTCTTTAGTTTGTTGGTTTGTGGATCCGGGAAAACTACAGTTGGTCTGAATTGTTTTGCTTCTTCAAAATCCATTGATGCATACGAAAGTATGATCACGTGGTGGCCCAATGATACCTTTAGGGCCGCCGGTCCGTTCAGACAAATAATGCCCGACCCGCGCTTGCCTTTTATTACATAAGTAATAAAGCGTTCGCCGTTATTATAGTTCAACACATGTACCTGTTCATTCTCGATCAGGTTAGCGGCATCCATCAGGTCCTCGTCAATAGTAACACTGCCAATGTAGTTCAGATCAGCCTCTGTAACAGTTACACGGTGTATCTTTGATTTTAATATATCTATCTTCATAGCACAACAAAACTAAGTATTAAATAAGAAGTAAGAAGTGAGAGAGCAGAATTTATTTTAAAATAACATTATCGATCAGCCTCACCTGGCCTACTCTTACCGCAATACAAGCCACTGCACTTTCGGCTTTATCCAGGTTAAGCACAGGTTGCAATGTTCTGGCATCCGCTATTTGAAAATATTCCAGTTCTGTAAGTGAGCTTTCAGCGATCTCACTTTCAACAAGCATGGTAAGTTCATCAACAGATAATTTATCGGCTAATTTCTGTACGGTAAACAATGTCTGCGAAATAATGCAGGCTACTGCCCGTTCAGAAGGGGTTAAACGAATGTTGCGTGAGCTCATAGCAAGTCCGTCCGGCTCACGGACAATCGGGCAGGTAACAATTTGTACCCCATAATTAAGCTGCCGGACCATTTCCTTAATGATGGTTTGTTGCTGAAAATCTTTTTGTCCGAAATAGGCCCTGTCGGGGTTAACAATATCAAGCAGTTTGCTTACAACCTGTATCACTCCTTCAAAATGACCGGGCCGGCGGGTGCCTTCCATTACTTTATCGAGGTCGCCTAAGTTTACCTGTAAATACCGATTGTCAGATTTGAGACTGGTTTGCCGGCGCTGAAACTGTGTGTCGGCGGGCAGGTTTTGGACAGTAGTACCAACAATTCCCATATCCGTATTACCAATTCCCTCTCTCACCTTTCGCCCTTCGTCCCTCGTCTCTTTCTTCACGTCCCTTGTCTCTCCGCCTTCCGGGTATATTTCCTTTTCCCCTGGAACAAACAATACATCACAGCCTGTTTTTTCAAGAAGTACTTTATCTGCTTCAATTGGTCTCGGGTATTTTTCCAGATCACTTTTATCATTGAACTGGGTTGGATTAACAAAAATGCTGCAAACCGTCACATCATTTTCGGCCTTTGAGCGTTCAATAAGGGAAATATGACCTTTATGTAAGGCTCCCATGGTTGGAACAAAGCCAATAGTATGACCTTTTTTACGCTGCTCGGTCAGGTGCCTCTCCAGATCGGTTTTTTTCTCAAAAACAAGCATTGGTATCACTTAAAATCGGGTTAAAAGTAATTATTAATTGTTACAGGCTACCGGAATAGTTCGATAATACAGACCCACTTCTGGTTAAAATGTTCTACAAAAGCAATTTTTATGGTACAGCCCCGTTGTATAGCTACTTAGCAATCAATAACATATAAAGAACGTAACGATAAACTTCTGTTTTTTCAAGACAAAGAGCCTTAAACATTAGGTTAATGTTGATAATCTTGTTAATATTTAGTACCTTTGTTTTCCTTTAATATCAACGTACTCACTCAATATACATACCATGAAAAAAGCCAAAATTTTATTTGTATCACAGGAGATCACGCCTTATTTAGAACCAACACCAATGGGAACTCTTTCCCGCCAATTGCCTCAAGGCATACAGGAGCGTGGCAGAGAGATTCGTACATTTATGCCCCGGTTTGGCTCTATTAATGAACGCAGGAACCAATTGCATGAAGTGATCCGCCTTTCAGGGATGAACCTGATCATTAATGATGCTGACCATCCGCTTATAATAAAGGTAGCTTCTATTCAATCGGCCCGCATGCAGGTTTATTTTATTGATAATGAAGACTATTTTCAACGTAAAGCTGTTTTTCAGGATAAAAAGGGACATTTCTTTGATGATAATGACGAGCGTGCTATTTTCTTTTGCCGTGGGGTCATTGAAACCATTAAAAAATTAGGCTGGTCACCCGACATTGTACATTGTCATGGTTGGATGACAAGCTTATTGCCGGTGTATCTTAAAAAGTCATATGCGGAGGATCCGATGTTCGAAAACACCAAGGTAGTTTACTCGGTATATGATGATGAGTTTCCAACAGCCTTGCATAAAGATTTCACTAAAAAAGCTGCTTTTGAGGGAATTGGTAAAAATGACCTGGATGCTGCTAAAGTTCCGTCATTTGCCAATATCAATAAATTAGCGGTGCAATATTCAGATGCTGTGATCAAAGCAAGTCCGAAAATATCTTCTGATGTTGAAAAATACATCAAAAAAGCGGATAAACCTATGCTTGATTATCATTCACCTGCGGATTAT
This genomic window contains:
- a CDS encoding tetratricopeptide repeat protein, which codes for MKTILGFIYFIVYCSVLNAQTLNEAIRMTENEQFESANKVFENLVIAEPTNGNYFYYYGENYFKNDLFDKAKEKYQKGIEVNPNNAINYVGLGKIQQAQGNRTDADANFFKAKTISQSKSAPVLMELADVYINADVKKIPEAITLLNQASVLEPKNPEIYTLIGDAYLEQNDGNMAIANYEKALNIDKKFTKAILREGKLYSRAKNYNLALDYYNKAIAIDSTFAPAFRERAELRFRAGQAERATADYEKYLKLNDNISARIRHASFKFVSKKYKEAVEEINAIQKKDTTDINMYRLLGYSLYETGDYVNGMMNMNKFFIKANAVGKKMLASDYEYLGKNQVKAGKDSLGTISLLKAIQMDSTKTDLYSDIASGCLKQKNYPCAIMYYDKKIEASKDKIGGANDYYGLGRAYYFSKDYVKGDSAFAQLTRLQPNLPVGHLWRARCESQFDLDSKKGLAAPHYEKYIEKVGADVEKNKKDLIEAYEYLGYYNMLKKDYPKAKESWNKLKEIDPTNVKAKKALADPNLK
- a CDS encoding KUP/HAK/KT family potassium transporter is translated as MPHDNNTHSKVTAAGLLVTLGIIYGDIGTSPLYVLKAIVGDLPINKDVIMGGISCIFWTLTLQTTLKYVVLTLKADNKGEGGIFSLYTLVRKTKVKWLMFTAVIGGSALLADGIITPPISVASAIEGLRVIKPDIQTVPIVIAIITALFMLQQFGTKFVGRFFGPVMLAWFSMLAILGVYQLTEGIEVLKAISPHYGYNLLVKHPGGFWLLGAIFLCTTGAEALYSDLGHCGKKNIRTSWIFVKTCLLLNYFGQGAWLINHSGETLTAFAGGNPFYSIMPDWFLYAGISIATAATVVASQAMISGSFTLINEAVRLNFWPKVRISYPTILKGQLYIPSINWMLWAGCVFVVWHFRESSNMEAAYGLAIILTMLMSTTLLVYFLRIKHYPTVLIILLFIIYVFIETSFLIANLNKFEHGGWLTLLIASVLMVTMLIWYQARKIRNRYVEFVKMADYADTIAELSKDMTIPKYATHLVYLTSADMQDEIESKIIYSILQKQPKRADIYWFIHVDVVDEPYRMEYKVNEIIHDDVIRIDFKLGFRVAPRINLMFRKVVQDMVKNHEVDITSRYESLNKQNVIGDFRFIVIEKILAYENELPFYEKIILDIYSVMKHLGLSEEKAFGLDTSSVSIETIPMVIAPVRDLSLKRVS
- the radA gene encoding DNA repair protein RadA, which produces MAKTKTTYFCQNCGAQSPKWVGRCPSCNEWNTFVEEVIQRGDETKTPGIVSTSTQRSQKPQLVSEISIGTEHRIPLGDKELDRALGGGLVPGSLILFGGEPGIGKSTLMLQLALNLKRLKVLYISGEESEQQIRMRAERIGLNNANLPAEAGTLSGVEVSAKAGCYILTETSTQNIFKQIEILEPQVLIIDSIQTLHSAHIESSPGSVSQIRECAGEILRYAKESNTPVFLIGHITKDGSLAGPKVLEHMVDTVLQFEGDRNHVYRLLRTIKNRFGSTNELGIYEMQGDGLREVSNPSEILITNRDEQVSGVAIAATMEGMRPMLIETQALVSSAAYGTPQRSSTGFDLRRLSMLLAVLEKRCGFRLGAKDVFLNLAGGIRVEDPAIDLAVVCAVLSSNADIPIPAKICFAAEVGLSGEIRPVSRVDQRISEAEKLGFEQIFISKYNKKGLDFKKYGIKIIMVGKMEEVFGLLFG
- a CDS encoding nucleotidyl transferase AbiEii/AbiGii toxin family protein, whose translation is MLYYSSVDKPALELLKELSGRKDFSTFSLAGGTSLALQIGHRISYDLDFFSTQPFNPDAISLQLNDFKNKKYFSQSQNILQLFVNDVKLDFVYHPYKLIAPVALQDNLRLFSIEDIAAMKLSAITGRGAKRDFYDLFFLLQLFDFKTITGFYKEKYPDVELTLLYKSLLYFDDADLQSDPILIKEKITWTEVKNRIGKTIQDFLRNQIHP
- the rfaE2 gene encoding D-glycero-beta-D-manno-heptose 1-phosphate adenylyltransferase — its product is MQKLEVIKNRILTRESLGPALAHHRLKSRKIVFTNGCFDLLHLGHIDYLSKAADCGNILIVGVNSDSSVQLLNKGANRPIQDQTSRATIIAALHFVDIVCVFDEETPYELIKLIQPDVLVKGADYKVNQIAGHDIVLANGGEVKLIELVKGYSTSAIEKKIKGG
- a CDS encoding flippase-like domain-containing protein; its protein translation is MSARLKSSIKFIVFLGVGVLLMYFAFRNVDLTQMFNDMKEAHYGWVMFSLLFSLVAHMSRAYRWGMLIEPLHVRPKFSNLFYSLCLGYFANMAFPRLGEVTRCTALYEVEETSIDSLFGTVIAERVIDLISLIFLIILTLAINFSLFGNFFMTLFRDKLSFVSHISSAFIFITAIVAFSIIVILYTMRKRIAKIPLIGKVVSFLKGIGDGLQSVLKLKKWKAFLFHSVLIWFLYFVAGYFSFFSVPETTDLGFSAALFILVLGGIGMSAPVQGGIGAYHFLVAGGLALYGIIPHPDPITGKEISKGLMYATIVHSSQMLLILVLGSVSILMLNIEKRKQLKVG
- a CDS encoding aspartate 1-decarboxylase; translation: MKIDILKSKIHRVTVTEADLNYIGSVTIDEDLMDAANLIENEQVHVLNYNNGERFITYVIKGKRGSGIICLNGPAALKVSLGHHVIILSYASMDFEEAKQFRPTVVFPDPQTNKLKK
- a CDS encoding pantoate--beta-alanine ligase, whose protein sequence is MIPMLVFEKKTDLERHLTEQRKKGHTIGFVPTMGALHKGHISLIERSKAENDVTVCSIFVNPTQFNDKSDLEKYPRPIEADKVLLEKTGCDVLFVPGEKEIYPEGGETRDVKKETRDEGRKVREGIGNTDMGIVGTTVQNLPADTQFQRRQTSLKSDNRYLQVNLGDLDKVMEGTRRPGHFEGVIQVVSKLLDIVNPDRAYFGQKDFQQQTIIKEMVRQLNYGVQIVTCPIVREPDGLAMSSRNIRLTPSERAVACIISQTLFTVQKLADKLSVDELTMLVESEIAESSLTELEYFQIADARTLQPVLNLDKAESAVACIAVRVGQVRLIDNVILK
- a CDS encoding glycogen/starch synthase, whose translation is MKKAKILFVSQEITPYLEPTPMGTLSRQLPQGIQERGREIRTFMPRFGSINERRNQLHEVIRLSGMNLIINDADHPLIIKVASIQSARMQVYFIDNEDYFQRKAVFQDKKGHFFDDNDERAIFFCRGVIETIKKLGWSPDIVHCHGWMTSLLPVYLKKSYAEDPMFENTKVVYSVYDDEFPTALHKDFTKKAAFEGIGKNDLDAAKVPSFANINKLAVQYSDAVIKASPKISSDVEKYIKKADKPMLDYHSPADYIDAYNDFYEQVLAEEFAMA